Part of the Salinimonas iocasae genome, TCCAACAAAACCAATCTGCAAAGTAGAGCGTTAAAGGAAGATGCTGAACCTTTCAACGTTGAACGAAAAAAAATCGTACAACGCATTGCGAAGGATACTTTAACCAAAGAGCGACACTTAACTATTAAGCAATGCATATCAAAGATTAAACCACTTGTAAGTGAACAGCTGGATAGCGCTGTAGTGGAGAAAACGTTACAGGTAGATCCGTCGATAGATTACGCAAAAATCTCAAAGCAAATGTACGAACGGTGGGTAGAAGAAATCTATGATGAGTTTAAACCCACACTCCTGTAGTAATGTCAATCCCCCAGCTAGCTGGGGGGATATAGCAACCACACTTAACCATTCATCATGATGGCTCAATTTATTTACGGAGTCGTTATGAAATTATTTAATAGTCCTCAAGCTAAACATGATACCCACCCGCTGACCATTGCGATTGTAAGGTCGATATATGATAACCAAATCACGACAGATAAGGTTCAACAAGTAACATGGTCGGAATTTAAACAAGAATTGCTAAATGAACACGATGTTCGAGATACTAAAGATGGTATTGCAGTAATTCCCTGTGGATTTTTTTCTTGTAGTGATGAAAAAGCAGAGATAATTGAAAGAGAAACCGATGAGTCAGGTGATCTAGTTTTAAGACGCTGCGCTGAAAACGTTACTGAATACACTATGTTGGTTATCGATATCGATGATGGAGCCTCAGTAGATGAAATCGTGGAGTTCTTTAGCGAATATGAATGTGTAGTTGCATCCAGCCACAACCATATGGTTGATGATGTGGTTAAAGTTCGAGTTTATCTACCACTTATAACCCCCGTACCCCATGAAGAAATAAGACGTCGCAAAAATAAATTAATGGCGTTTTTGCCAAACCCTGACCCTTGCACGTTTGGAGCGAGTAGAGCGTTTTTACTTCCTTCTGTACCTCTTGAACGACAACAATATGCATTTATTGAAAAAGTGCATGGTGAATTGTTTGATGTGATGCAGTTTGCACCTGATGAAGATATACCAATACCTTCCGTTAGATCAGATGATGAGAACGAACCGTTGACACCGCAAGTACGCGAATTAATCATACGTGAGCTTAAAAACGTAGGGCGTATCGAGTACGACACGTTTTACAAGCTAGCAGCGAGCATGCATAACAGTGGTTTTTCTTTACACGATTTTTTGGAAGTTGCACCAACTTTAAAACCCGCGTACTCAAACCGCGCAGTTGAATCTCAGTGGTGGTATTCACAACAACTGAAGCAACTACAAACCGGTACACTTATCCATCTCCTGAATGAATTAGGTATTAAGATTCCGGGGTTAGCGAAGAAGGCAAAGAAGCAACTGAACAACCTCAATAGAAAACTTGAGAAAGCTAAACAGCAGCTGGAAAAGTACCTAGAACGTAATGATTTAAGCGATGATGAACGTGAAGAAAAAGAGGAATTCGAATCGCTCTACAATAGCCTGCTAGATAAAAAGGAAGCAGTGTTAAAAGCTGAAAATGAAGCGAATAACCGGTTAAACCACCTGCTGGATAACATCGAGCTGTACTACGTTGCAGATGTAGATAAATTGTTGGAATACAAACCTGACCAAGGTACGTGGCTAGATTACAAGATTCCTGCTTTTCTAAACCATTATCCGTTTATTTCAGATGCAGGGGGTAAACAGCTTTTAATGATGAAACTTGAAGAGCGTGGAGCATTACGTAAAACCGTATGTATATCTGCAAAACCACAACCCAACTATGTTTTAAACAAATTTAGAAAAGACCATTGGGTGCAGCCAAGTAAAGGTGAGTACCACGAAATTTTTGATATTTTTATACGATCTTTAGGTGATACAAAGCAGGAAAACATCGATCACATTAAAGAGGTAGTAGCGTGGAAGTACCTGCACCCGGAAGATTATTCACTGCCATGTTTAGTGATTTATGGGCAAGGTGGCGCAGGTAAAACCTCGTTTGTGACCACCTTGCTAGCGACCATATTTGGAAAGCATCAGGTTATTGCAGTGCAACAAGATGCGATGAAAAACTTCAATGGTGTGGTAGCAGGTAAAGTGGCCGTTTCACTTGAAGAGTCGGTATGGGATAAAGCCGATAA contains:
- a CDS encoding DUF5906 domain-containing protein, with amino-acid sequence MKLFNSPQAKHDTHPLTIAIVRSIYDNQITTDKVQQVTWSEFKQELLNEHDVRDTKDGIAVIPCGFFSCSDEKAEIIERETDESGDLVLRRCAENVTEYTMLVIDIDDGASVDEIVEFFSEYECVVASSHNHMVDDVVKVRVYLPLITPVPHEEIRRRKNKLMAFLPNPDPCTFGASRAFLLPSVPLERQQYAFIEKVHGELFDVMQFAPDEDIPIPSVRSDDENEPLTPQVRELIIRELKNVGRIEYDTFYKLAASMHNSGFSLHDFLEVAPTLKPAYSNRAVESQWWYSQQLKQLQTGTLIHLLNELGIKIPGLAKKAKKQLNNLNRKLEKAKQQLEKYLERNDLSDDEREEKEEFESLYNSLLDKKEAVLKAENEANNRLNHLLDNIELYYVADVDKLLEYKPDQGTWLDYKIPAFLNHYPFISDAGGKQLLMMKLEERGALRKTVCISAKPQPNYVLNKFRKDHWVQPSKGEYHEIFDIFIRSLGDTKQENIDHIKEVVAWKYLHPEDYSLPCLVIYGQGGAGKTSFVTTLLATIFGKHQVIAVQQDAMKNFNGVVAGKVAVSLEESVWDKADKNHLKAIIGQRTVMVNEKYGRQYDADNVSLYVVGGNGALGAVRLGRDQSDRRFSILKVTRSIIDHVMIVKSLKRDDAIEWWERNKKHLENKEQVACWLGSIIPLVEDMETPPVALHGKDYQALLKAQAGPFEEIVDLVFDQPQFEFINGKEVYELYQLLCVENGYGRPMVKSSFDSRLENELTLRHPHIKFRTVKVIDLNGKPTTNRGWVLDSLSCVERKHYFVIDHEHIRGKRIINEKPFSDEYVTQNPSHQDLMDE